A window of the Brassica oleracea var. oleracea cultivar TO1000 chromosome C1, BOL, whole genome shotgun sequence genome harbors these coding sequences:
- the LOC106309871 gene encoding calmodulin-binding protein 60 F-like isoform X1, translated as MESSMRKRGHNQEYTDNLPEGSEPKRQKKLPALANVIVEAVKVDSLQRLCSSLEPLFRRIVSEEVERAISKLESSKTTPRSQEPKKIQGLNGRNLQIRFRTRMPPHLFTGGKVEGEQGSAIHVVLTDASTGNVVQTGEDSTAKLNVVVLDGDFNDEDWTRERFESFVVKERQGKSPILTGHTHVVLKEGVGTLGELSFTDNSSWIRSRKFRLGVKASSGFHHIREAKTEPFAVKDHRGELYKKHYPPVLNDEVWRLDRIAKDGALHKKLVKSNIMTVEDFLRILVKEPQKLRSLLGSGMSNRMWENTVEHAKTCVLGGKPYVYYTEQTHNNTGVVFNHIYEFQGLIANGHFLSLESLNDDQKISADIMVKAAYENWHKAVEYDGKLLNFLPEAKRAQNHHQNVNSYSLVPQQQIQYPFVQQPCNQLGDYTSMEGSSVSGSCNEDREDVFTEEIRVRSSEMLETDDMQKLLRTFGIAGGFTHIDESCYGFDDRYEAQVDKGYRRERGRGSGKAVVGWLKLKAALRWGIFIRKKAAQRRPQIVEID; from the exons ATGGAAAGTTCGATGAGGAAGAGAGGACACAATCAAGAGTATACAGATAACTTGCCAGAAGGCTCAGAACCAAAGAGACAGAAGAAGCTTCCAGCTTTGGCAAA TGTCATCGTGGAAGCTGTCAAGGTAGATAGTCTGCAGAGGCTATGCTCCTCTCTGGAACCATTATTCCGTAGAATT GTTAGTGAAGAGGTGGAACGTGCCATATCTAAGTTGGAGAGCTCCAAAACAACTCCAAG ATCTCAAGAACCAAAGAAGATTCAAGGCCTCAATGGAAGAAACTTGCAAATTCGCTTCAGAACACGAATGCCTCCTCATTTATTCACAGGAGGGAAAGTCGAAGGAGAGCAGGGCTCAGCCATTCACGTGGTCCTTACAGATGCAAGCACAGGAAACGTTGTTCAAACGGGAGAAGATTCAACGGCAAAGCTGAACGTTGTCGTGTTAGATGGAGACTTCAACGATGAAGATTGGACGAGAGAACGTTTTGAGAGCTTTGTTGTGAAAGAGCGCCAAGGAAAAAGTCCAATATTGACTGGTCACACTCATGTGGTACTCAAGGAAGGTGTAGGAACTCTAGGAGAACTTAGTTTCACCGACAATTCGAGCTGGATTAGGAGCAGGAAGTTTAGACTTGGTGTTAAGGCTTCATCAGGGTTTCATCACATACGTGAAGCTAAGACAGAGCCTTTTGCTGTTAAAGATCATAGAGGAGAAC TATACAAGAAACATTATCCACCGGTTTTAAATGATGAAGTCTGGAGATTGGATAGAATAGCGAAAGATGGAGCACTACACAAGAAGCTAGTTAAATCTAACATCATGACTGTTGAAGACTTTCTTAGGATACTTGTGAAGGAACCACAGAAGCTAAGAAGC TTACTTGGGAGTGGAATGTCAAATAGAATGTGGGAAAACACGGTGGAGCATGCAAAGACCTGTGTATTAGGTGGGAAGCCTTACGTTTATTACACAGAGCAGACACATAATAATACAGGAGTTGTCTTCAATCATATATATGAGTTCCAAGGCTTGATTGCTAATGGTCACTTCTTGTCTCTAGAATCTCTTAACGATGACCAAAAG ATTTCTGCAGACATTATGGTGAAGGCTGCTTATGAGAACTGGCACAAAGCGGTTGAGTATGATGGTAAGCTGTTGAATTTCTTACCAGAGGCAAAAAGGGCACAGAATCATCATCAGAATGTAAATAGCTACTCATTGGTTCCTCAGCAACAGATACAGTATCCGTTTGTGCAGCAACCATGTAATCAGTTAGGAGACTACACATCGATGGAAGGTTCCTCAGTTTCAGGCTCATGCAATGAAGACCGTGAAGATGTTTTCACAGAGGAAATTAGGGTGAGGAGTTCAGAGATGCTTGAGACCGATGATATGCAGAAACTGCTCAGGACATTTGGGATAGCAGGCGGGTTTACTCATATTGATGAGTCGTGTTACGGTTTTGACGATCGGTATGAAGCTCAGGTAGATAAGGGTTATAGGAGAGAACGAGGGAGAGGCTCAGGGAAAGCTGTGGTGGGTTGGCTTAAGCTTAAAGCTGCTTTGAGATGGGGTATCTTCATACGCAAGAAAGCTGCACAGAGGAGGCCTCAAATTGTGGAGATTGACTAA
- the LOC106309871 gene encoding calmodulin-binding protein 60 F-like isoform X2 — MRKRGHNQEYTDNLPEGSEPKRQKKLPALANVIVEAVKVDSLQRLCSSLEPLFRRIVSEEVERAISKLESSKTTPRSQEPKKIQGLNGRNLQIRFRTRMPPHLFTGGKVEGEQGSAIHVVLTDASTGNVVQTGEDSTAKLNVVVLDGDFNDEDWTRERFESFVVKERQGKSPILTGHTHVVLKEGVGTLGELSFTDNSSWIRSRKFRLGVKASSGFHHIREAKTEPFAVKDHRGELYKKHYPPVLNDEVWRLDRIAKDGALHKKLVKSNIMTVEDFLRILVKEPQKLRSLLGSGMSNRMWENTVEHAKTCVLGGKPYVYYTEQTHNNTGVVFNHIYEFQGLIANGHFLSLESLNDDQKISADIMVKAAYENWHKAVEYDGKLLNFLPEAKRAQNHHQNVNSYSLVPQQQIQYPFVQQPCNQLGDYTSMEGSSVSGSCNEDREDVFTEEIRVRSSEMLETDDMQKLLRTFGIAGGFTHIDESCYGFDDRYEAQVDKGYRRERGRGSGKAVVGWLKLKAALRWGIFIRKKAAQRRPQIVEID, encoded by the exons ATGAGGAAGAGAGGACACAATCAAGAGTATACAGATAACTTGCCAGAAGGCTCAGAACCAAAGAGACAGAAGAAGCTTCCAGCTTTGGCAAA TGTCATCGTGGAAGCTGTCAAGGTAGATAGTCTGCAGAGGCTATGCTCCTCTCTGGAACCATTATTCCGTAGAATT GTTAGTGAAGAGGTGGAACGTGCCATATCTAAGTTGGAGAGCTCCAAAACAACTCCAAG ATCTCAAGAACCAAAGAAGATTCAAGGCCTCAATGGAAGAAACTTGCAAATTCGCTTCAGAACACGAATGCCTCCTCATTTATTCACAGGAGGGAAAGTCGAAGGAGAGCAGGGCTCAGCCATTCACGTGGTCCTTACAGATGCAAGCACAGGAAACGTTGTTCAAACGGGAGAAGATTCAACGGCAAAGCTGAACGTTGTCGTGTTAGATGGAGACTTCAACGATGAAGATTGGACGAGAGAACGTTTTGAGAGCTTTGTTGTGAAAGAGCGCCAAGGAAAAAGTCCAATATTGACTGGTCACACTCATGTGGTACTCAAGGAAGGTGTAGGAACTCTAGGAGAACTTAGTTTCACCGACAATTCGAGCTGGATTAGGAGCAGGAAGTTTAGACTTGGTGTTAAGGCTTCATCAGGGTTTCATCACATACGTGAAGCTAAGACAGAGCCTTTTGCTGTTAAAGATCATAGAGGAGAAC TATACAAGAAACATTATCCACCGGTTTTAAATGATGAAGTCTGGAGATTGGATAGAATAGCGAAAGATGGAGCACTACACAAGAAGCTAGTTAAATCTAACATCATGACTGTTGAAGACTTTCTTAGGATACTTGTGAAGGAACCACAGAAGCTAAGAAGC TTACTTGGGAGTGGAATGTCAAATAGAATGTGGGAAAACACGGTGGAGCATGCAAAGACCTGTGTATTAGGTGGGAAGCCTTACGTTTATTACACAGAGCAGACACATAATAATACAGGAGTTGTCTTCAATCATATATATGAGTTCCAAGGCTTGATTGCTAATGGTCACTTCTTGTCTCTAGAATCTCTTAACGATGACCAAAAG ATTTCTGCAGACATTATGGTGAAGGCTGCTTATGAGAACTGGCACAAAGCGGTTGAGTATGATGGTAAGCTGTTGAATTTCTTACCAGAGGCAAAAAGGGCACAGAATCATCATCAGAATGTAAATAGCTACTCATTGGTTCCTCAGCAACAGATACAGTATCCGTTTGTGCAGCAACCATGTAATCAGTTAGGAGACTACACATCGATGGAAGGTTCCTCAGTTTCAGGCTCATGCAATGAAGACCGTGAAGATGTTTTCACAGAGGAAATTAGGGTGAGGAGTTCAGAGATGCTTGAGACCGATGATATGCAGAAACTGCTCAGGACATTTGGGATAGCAGGCGGGTTTACTCATATTGATGAGTCGTGTTACGGTTTTGACGATCGGTATGAAGCTCAGGTAGATAAGGGTTATAGGAGAGAACGAGGGAGAGGCTCAGGGAAAGCTGTGGTGGGTTGGCTTAAGCTTAAAGCTGCTTTGAGATGGGGTATCTTCATACGCAAGAAAGCTGCACAGAGGAGGCCTCAAATTGTGGAGATTGACTAA
- the LOC106309871 gene encoding calmodulin-binding protein 60 F-like isoform X3, which translates to MPPHLFTGGKVEGEQGSAIHVVLTDASTGNVVQTGEDSTAKLNVVVLDGDFNDEDWTRERFESFVVKERQGKSPILTGHTHVVLKEGVGTLGELSFTDNSSWIRSRKFRLGVKASSGFHHIREAKTEPFAVKDHRGELYKKHYPPVLNDEVWRLDRIAKDGALHKKLVKSNIMTVEDFLRILVKEPQKLRSLLGSGMSNRMWENTVEHAKTCVLGGKPYVYYTEQTHNNTGVVFNHIYEFQGLIANGHFLSLESLNDDQKISADIMVKAAYENWHKAVEYDGKLLNFLPEAKRAQNHHQNVNSYSLVPQQQIQYPFVQQPCNQLGDYTSMEGSSVSGSCNEDREDVFTEEIRVRSSEMLETDDMQKLLRTFGIAGGFTHIDESCYGFDDRYEAQVDKGYRRERGRGSGKAVVGWLKLKAALRWGIFIRKKAAQRRPQIVEID; encoded by the exons ATGCCTCCTCATTTATTCACAGGAGGGAAAGTCGAAGGAGAGCAGGGCTCAGCCATTCACGTGGTCCTTACAGATGCAAGCACAGGAAACGTTGTTCAAACGGGAGAAGATTCAACGGCAAAGCTGAACGTTGTCGTGTTAGATGGAGACTTCAACGATGAAGATTGGACGAGAGAACGTTTTGAGAGCTTTGTTGTGAAAGAGCGCCAAGGAAAAAGTCCAATATTGACTGGTCACACTCATGTGGTACTCAAGGAAGGTGTAGGAACTCTAGGAGAACTTAGTTTCACCGACAATTCGAGCTGGATTAGGAGCAGGAAGTTTAGACTTGGTGTTAAGGCTTCATCAGGGTTTCATCACATACGTGAAGCTAAGACAGAGCCTTTTGCTGTTAAAGATCATAGAGGAGAAC TATACAAGAAACATTATCCACCGGTTTTAAATGATGAAGTCTGGAGATTGGATAGAATAGCGAAAGATGGAGCACTACACAAGAAGCTAGTTAAATCTAACATCATGACTGTTGAAGACTTTCTTAGGATACTTGTGAAGGAACCACAGAAGCTAAGAAGC TTACTTGGGAGTGGAATGTCAAATAGAATGTGGGAAAACACGGTGGAGCATGCAAAGACCTGTGTATTAGGTGGGAAGCCTTACGTTTATTACACAGAGCAGACACATAATAATACAGGAGTTGTCTTCAATCATATATATGAGTTCCAAGGCTTGATTGCTAATGGTCACTTCTTGTCTCTAGAATCTCTTAACGATGACCAAAAG ATTTCTGCAGACATTATGGTGAAGGCTGCTTATGAGAACTGGCACAAAGCGGTTGAGTATGATGGTAAGCTGTTGAATTTCTTACCAGAGGCAAAAAGGGCACAGAATCATCATCAGAATGTAAATAGCTACTCATTGGTTCCTCAGCAACAGATACAGTATCCGTTTGTGCAGCAACCATGTAATCAGTTAGGAGACTACACATCGATGGAAGGTTCCTCAGTTTCAGGCTCATGCAATGAAGACCGTGAAGATGTTTTCACAGAGGAAATTAGGGTGAGGAGTTCAGAGATGCTTGAGACCGATGATATGCAGAAACTGCTCAGGACATTTGGGATAGCAGGCGGGTTTACTCATATTGATGAGTCGTGTTACGGTTTTGACGATCGGTATGAAGCTCAGGTAGATAAGGGTTATAGGAGAGAACGAGGGAGAGGCTCAGGGAAAGCTGTGGTGGGTTGGCTTAAGCTTAAAGCTGCTTTGAGATGGGGTATCTTCATACGCAAGAAAGCTGCACAGAGGAGGCCTCAAATTGTGGAGATTGACTAA
- the LOC106309911 gene encoding uncharacterized protein LOC106309911, translating into MARRSGDCMRCLVIFAVVSALVVCGPALYWRFNKGFVGSTRKSSVCPPCVCDCPPPVSLLEIAPGLANLTVTDCGGDDPELKQEMEKQFVDLLTEELKLQEAVADEHSRHMNVTLLEAKRVASQYQKEAEKCNAATEICESARERAEALLIKERKITALWEKRARQSGWEGE; encoded by the exons ATGGCTCGTCGGTCTGGAGACTGCATGAGATGTCTGGTGATCTTCGCGGTGGTATCTGCTTTAGTAGTGTGTGGACCAGCTCTTTACTGGAGATTCAACAAAGGTTTCGTTGGATCCACTCGTAAGAGCTCTGTTTGTCCTCCTTGCGTCTGTGATTGTCCACCTCCTGTCTCCCTCCTCGAGATCGCTCCTG GGCTTGCAAATCTCACTGTTACAG ATTGTGGAGGTGATGATCCAGAGCTCAAACAAGAAATGGAGAAGCAGTTTGTGGACCTTCTGACCGAAGAGCTGAAGCTGCAAGAAGCAGTTGCAGATGAGCATAGCCGTCACATGAACGTTACACTCTTAGAAGCTAAGAGAGTTGCGTCTCAGTACCAAAAGGAAGCTGAGAAATGCAACGCCGCCACTGAGATCTGTGAGTCAGCTAGGGAGAGAGCTGAAGCTTTGCTGATCAAGGAGAGGAAGATCACTGCTTTGTGGGAGAAGAGAGCTCGTCAATCAGGGTGGGAAGGTGAGTAA
- the LOC106333964 gene encoding lysosomal Pro-X carboxypeptidase-like, translating into MRAYEKLLIYRQKLPLFYITFDLHKLQKLTQTQDQTHILLFIIVCWFELYFLSSSERERERERERDMERMSTCLCLAFLLFSFVADAMYIPRRSHHLLSWRQNRKTSKSNTELPSHFATRYFPQNLDHFSFQPESYQVFHQKYLINSHFWRKGGPIFVYTGNEGDIEWFASNTGFMLDIAPKFQALLVFIEHRFYGESKPHKLANTLGFLNSQQALADYALLIRSLKHNLTSEASPVIVFGGSYGGMLAAWFRLKYPHITIGALASSAPILNFDNIVPSSSFYDTVSQDFKNVSANCFEVIKRSWGEMEVFSTIKDGLQELSKMFRTCKTLHSVDSASGWLETAFIETAMVNYPTPANFMAPLPAYPVEQMCKIMDELPLDASNLERAFAAASLYYNYSGSESCFDMENHTDSHGLNGWGWQACTEMVMPMSCSNHTMFRPFESDDEKANQEYCLREYGVKPRPHWITAEFGGQRIEMVLKRFGSNIIFSNGLQDPWSGGGVLKNISSSIIALVTRKGAHHTDLRAATKDDPEWLKQQRRQEVAIIEKWISEYYNDLEQEEQAK; encoded by the exons ATGAGAGCATATGAAAAGTTATTGATATACAGACAAAAGCTTCCCTTGTTTTATATCACTTTTGACCTCCACAAGCTCCAAAAGCTGACGCAGACACAAGACCAAACACACATCCTCTTATTTATTATAGTCTGTTGGTTCGAGTTGTACTTTCTCAGTTCTTCAGAGAGAGAGAGAGAGAGAGAGAGAGAGAGAGATATGGAGAGAATGTCTACTTGTTTATGTCTTGCGTTCCTGTTATTCTCTTTTGTTGCAGATGCAATGTATATTCCAAGACGTTCTCACCATCTTTTATCTTGGAGACAAAACAGGAAGACCTCCAAGTCAAACACAGAGTTGCCCTCTCACTTTGCGACTCGTTACTTCCCTCAGAATCTTGACCACTTCAGTTTCCAACCAGAGAGTTACCAAGTCTTCCACCAAAAGTACCTCATAAACAGTCATTTCTGGCGCAAAGGTGGCCCCATCTTCGTCTACACAGGCAATGAAGGTGATATAGAGTGGTTTGCTTCCAACACCGGTTTCATGCTGGACATTGCTCCAAAGTTCCAGGCTCTTCTAGTCTTCATCGAA CATAGGTTCTATGGAGAGTCAAAGCCGCACAAGCTGGCCAATACATTGGGATTCTTGAACTCACAGCAAGCGTTGGCTGATTACGCTCTCTTGATAAGAAGCTTGAAGCATAATCTAACCTCTGAAGCATCTCCTGTCATAGTCTTCGGTGGCTCTTATGGTGGAA TGCTTGCGGCGTGGTTCAGGCTAAAGTATCCACATATAACAATTGGCGCACTAGCATCCTCTGCTCCGATTCTGAACTTCGATAATATTGTTCCATCTTCAAGCTTCTACGACACCGTTTCTCAGGACTTCAAG AACGTGAGTGCTAACTGTTTTGAAGTCATCAAGAGAAGCTGGGGAGAAATGGAAGTATTCTCCACCATTAAAGATGGTTTACAAGAACTCAGCAAAATGTTCAGAACTTGCAA GACCCTACACTCTGTTGACTCAGCCTCTGGTTGGCTAGAGACAGCTTTTATTGAAACAGCAATGGTTAATTATCCAACACCTGCAAATTTCATGGCTCCACTGCCTGCTTATCCAGTGGAACAGATGTGCAAGATCATGGACGAGTTACCTCTAGACGCTAGCAATCTAGAGCGTGCGTTTGCCGCTGCGAGTTTATACTACAACTATTCAGGTTCAGAGAGTTGCTTCGATATGGAAAACCATACTGATTCTCATGGACTCAACGGTTGGGGGTGGCAG GCATGCACAGAGATGGTGATGCCAATGAGCTGCTCGAACCATACCATGTTTCGACCATTTGAAAGTGATGATGAGAAAGCAAACCAAGAATATTGTCTGAGGGAATACGGTGTCAAGCCTAGACCACACTGGATCACCGCTGAGTTTGGCGGGCAG AGAATAGAGATGGTGTTGAAGAGATTTGGTAGCAACATTATATTCTCCAATGGACTGCAGGATCCATGGAGCGGAGGAGG TGTCCTGAAGAACATATCGAGCAGTATCATTGCGCTTGTGACCAGAAAAG GAGCTCACCACACGGATCTCAGAGCTGCTACAAAAGACGACCCTGAGTGGCTGAAACAACAGAGGAGGCAAGAAGTTGCTATTATAGAGAAATGGATCAGTGAGTATTACAATGATCTGGAACAAGAAGAACAAGCTAAGTGA